A single Xylanimonas cellulosilytica DSM 15894 DNA region contains:
- a CDS encoding DUF3515 family protein, whose product MLRRALPALSLIVLVTACTPTIAVDAAPDAANPACAPVMLALPTTLAGDLAKAKTTAQATAAWGTGGAAVTLRCGVEPPGPSADCQQVDSGRNVVDWIVREGEDGTWRFTTYGRDPAIEVTIPPAVRETHSSSMVIDLAQAVSLVEATKTCT is encoded by the coding sequence GTGCTCCGCCGTGCCCTGCCCGCGCTCTCGCTGATCGTGCTGGTCACGGCGTGCACCCCCACCATCGCCGTCGACGCCGCCCCGGACGCCGCCAACCCGGCCTGCGCGCCGGTGATGCTCGCACTGCCGACGACGCTCGCGGGCGACCTGGCCAAGGCGAAGACGACCGCGCAGGCCACCGCCGCCTGGGGCACCGGCGGGGCGGCCGTGACGCTGCGCTGCGGCGTCGAGCCGCCCGGACCGTCGGCGGACTGCCAGCAGGTCGACTCGGGAAGGAACGTCGTCGACTGGATCGTGCGGGAGGGCGAGGACGGCACGTGGCGGTTCACGACCTACGGCCGCGACCCCGCCATCGAGGTCACCATCCCCCCGGCCGTCCGGGAGACGCACTCGTCGTCGATGGTCATCGACCTGGCGCAGGCGGTCAGCCTCGTCGAGGCGACGAAGACCTGCACGTAG
- a CDS encoding D-alanine--D-alanine ligase family protein, which yields MSEQPSPARKTRVALLFGGRSGEHAISAATAAGVLRAIDRDVYDVVPVGITRDGRWVVAADEPERWEITDGRLPEVTSDDGAEVVLSLTAGERTLRVLEPGQVPGVLGEVDVVFPLLHGPFGEDGTLQGLLELADVHYVGAGVLASAVGMDKHFMKLVLEGQGLPVGPYTVILPRDWETRREEATAAVARLGLPVFVKPARAGSSLGITRVDDLADLPAAVAEAQRHDPKVIVEQGIEGREVECAVLGGRSGLPARASLPGEIVVDHGAHAFYDFEAKYLDESAVQLRCPADLPDKVVAQVRSIAVRTFDAVGAEGLSRVDVFVTPDERVIVNEINTMPGFTPFSMYPRMWEATGLTYPQLIDELIQLALERPTGLR from the coding sequence ATGTCCGAGCAGCCCAGCCCCGCCCGCAAGACCCGCGTCGCCCTCCTGTTCGGGGGTCGCTCCGGTGAGCACGCCATCTCCGCCGCGACCGCGGCCGGGGTGCTGCGCGCCATCGACCGTGACGTCTACGACGTCGTCCCGGTGGGCATCACCCGGGACGGCCGCTGGGTGGTCGCCGCGGACGAGCCGGAGCGCTGGGAGATCACGGACGGGCGCCTCCCCGAGGTGACGTCCGACGACGGCGCGGAGGTCGTCCTGTCGCTGACGGCGGGGGAGCGCACCCTGCGCGTGCTCGAACCCGGACAGGTGCCCGGGGTGCTGGGCGAGGTCGACGTCGTCTTCCCGCTGCTGCACGGGCCGTTCGGCGAGGACGGCACGCTGCAGGGCCTGCTCGAGCTCGCGGACGTGCACTATGTCGGCGCGGGGGTGCTGGCCTCCGCCGTCGGCATGGACAAGCACTTCATGAAGCTGGTGCTCGAGGGCCAAGGGCTGCCCGTGGGGCCGTACACGGTGATCCTGCCCCGGGACTGGGAGACCCGTCGTGAGGAGGCCACCGCAGCCGTCGCGCGGCTCGGGCTGCCGGTGTTCGTCAAGCCCGCGCGCGCCGGGTCGTCGCTGGGGATCACCCGCGTCGACGACCTCGCCGACCTGCCGGCCGCCGTCGCGGAGGCGCAGCGGCACGACCCCAAGGTGATCGTGGAGCAGGGCATCGAGGGGCGTGAGGTGGAGTGCGCGGTGCTGGGCGGCCGGTCCGGCTTGCCGGCGCGTGCCTCGCTGCCGGGCGAGATCGTCGTCGACCACGGCGCGCACGCCTTCTACGACTTCGAGGCCAAGTACCTCGACGAGTCGGCGGTGCAGCTGCGCTGCCCGGCGGACCTGCCGGACAAGGTGGTCGCCCAGGTGCGCTCCATCGCGGTGCGGACCTTCGACGCGGTCGGCGCCGAAGGGCTGTCGCGCGTCGACGTGTTCGTGACGCCCGACGAGCGCGTCATCGTCAACGAGATCAACACCATGCCCGGGTTCACGCCGTTCTCCATGTACCCGCGCATGTGGGAGGCGACCGGCCTGACCTACCCGCAGCTCATCGACGAGCTGATCCAGCTCGCGCTCGAACGGCCGACCGGCCTGCGGTAG
- a CDS encoding acyl-CoA dehydrogenase family protein, which produces MPTRILTDDLLHTIRGRAAAHDRANDYFDDDLADLKAAGYLAALVPTDLGGPGLGLADVVHEQARLAGAAPATALAVNMHHVWTGVARFLHDRGDTSMDWLLEEARDGEVFAFGYSEAGNDLVLLGSRTQARPDGAGGYTFHGRKIFTSNSPGWTRLGVMGLDDTTDPDNPVIVHAFIPRDGGGFEILDDWDTLGMRASQSRTTVLDGAHAPADRVMRKVAPGLSLDPYVLGIFTSFELLTASVYAGIADRALELAVETVGTRTSMKTGKPYSQDPDIRWRIASAALAQDGIWPQFDQAAAAIDDGENLGAAWFRQTAGIKVRATETARYVVDEAIRCSGGSTYFNRSELGRLYRDVLAGIFHPSDDESAHSTVAQSLLGPLE; this is translated from the coding sequence ATGCCGACGCGCATCCTGACCGACGACCTGCTGCACACGATCCGCGGGCGTGCCGCCGCCCACGACAGGGCCAACGACTACTTCGACGACGACCTCGCCGACCTCAAGGCCGCCGGCTACCTGGCCGCCCTCGTCCCGACCGACCTCGGCGGGCCCGGCCTCGGCCTCGCCGACGTCGTGCACGAGCAGGCCCGCCTGGCCGGCGCTGCCCCCGCCACGGCGCTCGCGGTCAACATGCACCACGTGTGGACGGGCGTCGCGAGGTTCCTGCACGACCGCGGCGACACGTCGATGGACTGGCTGCTCGAGGAGGCCCGCGACGGCGAGGTGTTCGCGTTCGGGTACTCCGAGGCGGGCAACGACCTGGTGCTGCTGGGCTCGCGCACGCAGGCCAGGCCCGACGGCGCGGGCGGCTACACCTTCCACGGCCGCAAGATCTTCACCTCGAACTCCCCGGGCTGGACGCGCCTGGGCGTCATGGGCCTGGACGACACCACCGACCCGGACAACCCGGTCATCGTGCACGCGTTCATCCCGCGCGACGGCGGCGGCTTCGAGATCCTCGACGACTGGGACACCCTCGGCATGCGAGCCTCCCAGTCACGCACCACGGTGCTCGACGGCGCCCACGCCCCGGCCGACCGGGTGATGCGCAAGGTCGCCCCGGGACTGTCGCTGGACCCGTACGTGCTGGGCATCTTCACCAGCTTCGAGCTGCTGACCGCGAGCGTCTACGCGGGCATCGCCGACCGCGCCCTGGAGCTCGCGGTCGAGACGGTGGGCACGCGCACGTCGATGAAGACCGGCAAGCCGTACTCCCAGGACCCCGACATCCGCTGGCGGATCGCGTCCGCAGCCCTCGCCCAGGACGGCATCTGGCCGCAGTTCGACCAGGCCGCCGCCGCCATCGACGACGGCGAGAACCTGGGCGCCGCCTGGTTCCGCCAGACCGCCGGCATCAAGGTGCGCGCCACGGAGACCGCCCGCTACGTCGTCGACGAGGCGATCCGCTGCTCGGGCGGCTCCACCTACTTCAACCGCTCCGAGCTGGGGCGCCTGTACCGCGACGTGCTCGCGGGCATCTTCCACCCGTCCGACGACGAGTCCGCGCACTCGACCGTCGCGCAGTCGCTGCTGGGGCCGCTCGAATGA
- a CDS encoding L-threonylcarbamoyladenylate synthase — translation MTVLLHADQPDDVAAAAGILRAGGIVALPTETVYGLAGDALDPAVVGAIYAAKGRPSDNPLIVHVAAFDDLPAVVRDVPGSARALAEAFWPGPLTMVLPRRDVVPDRVTAGLDTVAVRVPAHEAFRAVLRLAGVPLAAPSANQAGSPSPTTAEHVLHDLDGRIPAVLDGGPCTVGVESTVVDLTSTPPRLLRPGGVSLEELRAVLGDVDVDPAVAGELAPDQVPGSPGMKYRHYAPAAPVVVVDGPTTEAAAWVRGQPELHPVVLCSEEEAAAFAGLDVVTYGSAADPASLARGLFGALRSVDRPEITRVFARCPADDAGIARAVRNRLLKAAAFRVVRAGAPAAT, via the coding sequence ATGACCGTCCTGCTCCACGCCGACCAGCCCGACGACGTCGCGGCGGCGGCCGGCATCCTGCGCGCCGGCGGCATCGTCGCCCTGCCCACCGAGACCGTCTACGGGCTCGCGGGCGACGCCCTGGACCCCGCCGTCGTCGGCGCGATCTATGCGGCCAAGGGGCGCCCGTCCGACAACCCGTTGATCGTGCACGTGGCCGCGTTCGACGACCTGCCCGCCGTCGTCCGCGACGTGCCCGGCTCCGCGCGGGCGCTCGCCGAGGCGTTCTGGCCCGGACCTCTCACGATGGTGCTCCCCCGCCGCGACGTCGTGCCGGACCGGGTGACCGCGGGACTCGACACCGTGGCGGTGCGGGTGCCCGCTCACGAGGCGTTCCGCGCCGTGCTGCGGCTGGCGGGCGTGCCGCTCGCCGCGCCGTCGGCCAACCAGGCCGGCTCCCCCAGCCCGACGACGGCGGAGCACGTGCTGCACGACCTCGACGGCCGCATCCCCGCGGTGCTCGACGGCGGCCCGTGCACGGTCGGTGTCGAGTCCACCGTCGTCGACCTCACGAGCACGCCGCCGCGCCTGCTGCGCCCCGGCGGGGTGTCGCTGGAGGAGCTGCGGGCCGTGCTCGGCGACGTCGACGTCGACCCGGCGGTGGCGGGCGAGCTCGCGCCCGACCAGGTGCCCGGGTCGCCGGGCATGAAGTACCGGCACTACGCGCCCGCCGCCCCCGTCGTCGTCGTCGATGGCCCGACGACGGAGGCCGCCGCGTGGGTGCGCGGCCAGCCCGAGCTGCACCCCGTGGTGCTGTGCTCCGAGGAGGAGGCCGCGGCGTTCGCCGGTCTGGACGTGGTGACCTACGGTTCGGCGGCCGACCCCGCGAGCCTGGCCCGCGGGCTCTTCGGCGCCCTGCGGAGCGTGGACCGGCCCGAGATCACCCGGGTGTTCGCCCGCTGCCCCGCCGACGACGCGGGCATCGCGCGGGCCGTGCGGAACCGGCTGCTCAAGGCCGCGGCGTTCCGGGTGGTGCGAGCCGGCGCACCAGCAGCGACATGA